A region of the Sodalis ligni genome:
CAGACCAGAGCAAATGTTGTGGGATGAATGATTAAAAATATTTCATTATAAAAATACGCCTCATAGTTTATATTTTCTGCTGTAAAACAATGGCTTTCACTGCCAGCAGAAATCAAAAATTATCTTCCTCTCTGGAATTTGTATCAATATATTAATATTTTCCTACTGTGCCGTGAGTACGTTATAATTAAGATTATGACGTTGGCATTGGAAGTCGTTTATGAATTGACGCTAACGTCATGATGAAATCTGGCTGGTTAAAGCAGGTTTCAACAATATGATGATCTCTTAAACCTTACTCGGAGGTTAACAATGACCGAACATCGTGGCGGTACAGGTAACTTTGCGGAAGATCGTGAAAGAGCATCAGAAGCAGGTAGAAAAGGTGGTCAGCATAGCGGGGGTAATTTCAAAAACGACCCGCAGCGTGCGTCCAAAGCGGGCGAGAAGGGGGGCCGTAGCAGTAACAGCGGTCGCAGAAGCTCTTCTTAGCGCTGTAAAGGATGTAACCTTCCGACCCTTATATTCATATAGCGGATGATGTGGAGGTAAAGCTTCGCAAGCAAGTGGTTCGCTTGTGGATTCGGATGGATCATTATTCACGTTCGAAAGACAACTTCACTGTTGCCTATCAACGCTCGTTATCGGAAAGCTGGTAAGCAGTAAGCAGTAAGCAGTAAGCTTATCCGATTGACGTAGTGAATAATGATTGTTGTTACATCCTTACCGAGCCTGTACATAGATTTGTGTAATTGCCTGATTTTGATATCTTCTATCCAACATCAAAAACAGGTTAATTTATGGACGAAAAACAGTTGCAGGCTCTGGCTAACGAATTGGCCAAAAATCTTAAAACCCCGGAAGATCTCAACCAGTTTGATCGCTTACTGAAAAAAATCAGTGTCGAGGCGGCTCTAAACGCTGAAATGACACATCACCTCGGTTACGATAAAATCAGCCCAGGACCGGCTCCAATGCCCGCAACGGCTACTCGGCTAAGACAGTAACCACCGGCGATGGGCCACTGGAACTGCGTACTCCGCGCGATCGAGAGGGGTCCTTCGAACCGCAATTGGTGAAGAAAAACCAGACCCGGATCACCGGCATGGACAACCAGATCCTGTCGTTGTACGCCAAAGGCATGACCACCCGCGAGATCGCCGCCGCGTTTAAAGAATTGTATGACGCTGATGTTTCGCCGGCGCTGGTATCGAAGGTGACTGATGCCGTGATGGAGCAGGTTGTAGAATGGCAAAATCGGCCACTGGATACTGTCTATCCCATTGTTTACCTTGACTGTATCGTACTTAAAGTTCGGCAAGATAGCCGCGTCATCAACAAAACCGTGTTCCTGGCCCTGGGCATCAATATCGAAGGGCAGAAAGAGTTGCTGGGGATGTGGCTGGCCGAAAATGAAGGGGCAAAGTTCTGGCTGAACGTGCTGACGGAGCTGAAAACCGCGGTCTGAACGATATTCTCATCGCCTGCGTTGACGGTCTGAAAGGCTTCCCGGACGCCATCAATGCGGTCTACCCGCAGGCGCGTATCCAGCTGTGTATCGTGCATATGGTGCGCAACAGTCTGCGGTTCGTCTCCTGGAAGGACTACAAAGCCGTCACCCGGGACCTGAAGGCCATCTATCAGGCGCCTACGGAAGAGGCTGGCTTGCAAGCGCTGGAAGCGTTCGCCAGTGCCTGGGATAACCGCTATCCGCAGATAAGCCGCAGCTGGCAGGTAAACTGGGCGAATCTTGCCACGTTCTTTGGCTACCCACCGGACATCCGCAAGGTGATCTACACGACCAACGCCATCGAGTCGCTGAACAGCGTAATCCGCCACGCGATCAAAAAGCGTAAGGTGTTCCCGACAGACGACTCAGTGAAAAAGGTGGTGTGGCTGGCGATCCAGGCAGCATCACAGAAATGGACGATGCCGCTGAAGGACTGGCGTATGGCGATGAGCCGCTTTATTATCGAGTTCGGTGACCGCCTGGACGGTCACTTCTGAGGAAAGGCATTTACACAGAATCATGTACAGGGCCTCCTTACCACCTGGCCGTCGGATCAACATCCGGCGGCCTCATAATTACCTTTATCGCGATTCTGTAAATACTATCTGCGCTCTAGGCAATGGCTTCGATTATGCCGGTAAGTAGCTTACGGAGTGTTCCGGGCTTTCACTTTTGGCATCGATCACAACGCTCCATAATCCGCTGTACGGAACCCCCAGATAAGCGGTTGCCCGTCCACTGACACCCATGACATCGCCAAAACCTAACGATTTTTGAGCATCCTGTTGCTGATTTTCACACAGCAGATGAATATTGCATTTTTCCGAACAATGGACGACAACGGTGTCACCGCCGAACAACTTCAGTCGGGTGCGAATAACGGACATGGAACTGACTCCCCCAATCTCGATGATGAATTTTCTCGTGGTCGACAGAATGAACGTGAAGTGCATCACTGACAGGCCAGAAGAAGGTCTGTTGTTATAAAATCATTGGGAGGGATATGGATTTATGACTTTAATCAAATTTTATTGAGTTTAGAAAAAATAGTTGAAGATTTCAACAGCTCGTTTTCGCCATTAACCGTTGTAGATTTAAATAACTCATTGAAAATAATATTAATTTATAATCAATTTTCTAGACGGGCATACAATAGTTGCAGCGGTAGGGCCGAGTCGTAAAAAACCAATGATTACCCTTAACCTCTTTCAGCCGCACCTATGAGGGAATTCCCAGGGACCCAGGGTCTAGCGGAGTTGATGTGTGCTGCCATGTCAGATTCTGCCCCTACGGATAGTGGCGAAAAGCCATCGATCATTTAACGAGCCTTTTCTTCTGTACACATGAATGAATTGCCAGAACATGTATGCAAAGTCGCAGGTCCGGATAAAAACAGTCATGACGGATTAAATTATAGCTTATGTTTAGGAATTTTAAATGCATATTGATTCGATTATGCTGCGGTTGAATTGATCTAAGGTATGAATGAGTACAATATCATTGTAGAAAAAATTAGGATATGGTAATAATAATGAATATCTTACAATTCATTCTGTTTAAAAAACGGCACATTGAGCCTGGATGGAAAAATTCATGCTATACCACAAAACCATATTGTTGTATCTGATGAAAACGCGATACCGGTCAAGAAAAATAATGATGATTTTGTTTTTATTACCTGTTACCCCGTTAATCTATTACCGTTGCACCAAGATCTAATTTCTCAGGCTGCAATATTGTCATGTTGCAAGCCTTTCAAAAAATATTTACAAAACGGTCCCGGTCGATAATTCAGTTATAGAGAGTACTGAAAAATTGATGACCATGGAGAAAAGCCTACCTATCTGTTTTCTA
Encoded here:
- a CDS encoding general stress protein encodes the protein MTEHRGGTGNFAEDRERASEAGRKGGQHSGGNFKNDPQRASKAGEKGGRSSNSGRRSSS
- a CDS encoding DUF1883 domain-containing protein, yielding MSVIRTRLKLFGGDTVVVHCSEKCNIHLLCENQQQDAQKSLGFGDVMGVSGRATAYLGVPYSGLWSVVIDAKSESPEHSVSYLPA